GGGTTAAGACCTGAATAGAGCGATGCCCTATATGTATTGTCCCAGTACTTTTTGATGTAGTAGCCTGTAGCGGTAACATCCGATGATACACCAAACCCATCTCTGCCCTGTCCAGGGTCAGCATTGATAACAACCTCACTACCATCAGCGAGAGTATATGAGTTGCCTGTATACATTACTGTTGCCCTCATGCGTGGATCCCTATTGTCGTAAGGGGCATTCTCATCATAAAGATCAGATTCATCAATTGATTTTCCGTCAAGCATGATGTAGCTGTCGACGAGCGACTGTAATGGCGATAGCTGTGAATATCCTCCCATTGATGGTGGTAAAAACTCATACATGATATGATGCTCACGGCTTGAAGGACGATATTGCGCATCAAGGATCACCTCACTGTTATACTCGTTTGCTATCTCGAAAAGTCCAGGATAGCTTGCAAAAAGAGTATAATCACCACTATTCATTATCTGAGATGTGAGATCACGAACCTCTGTCCAGTTGCCCTCAAATAGATGAATCTTTGCCTTGATAGCCATTGCTGCCCAATGAGTGATGCGCCCCGTGTTACTGGCGTCGTACGACTCAGGCAGGTATTTTCCTGAGATAACCTCATCAAGATCAGCAACGATATTGCTCACAACAGTTGCCCTGGCAGTTCTCTCGATTGTCATACTCTCCTCGATGGAAAGCACATTTTCAGTATATGGAACATCACCAAACTTGGTGTAAAGCTCATAGTAGTGGTATGCACGGATAGCCTTTGCCTCACCGATATAGCGGTTTTTCAACTCAGCCGAAAGATTTGGTACACGGTCGATATTCTCCAGCAGCTGGTTACACATGCGAATACCTGTATATCTACTGTTCCACACATTTCTTACATAAGGATCTGCAGTTGAGTATGAACCGTTACCAATATTCTGCGTAGCATCATTTGGCTGCTTGGTATAAGCATTGTCGGTCATCGCCTCACTGTACATAAGCTCCTCTATCCCTGCCAGGTAGGTATAGCATGTATTGAGAGCCTTGAGTGCCGCTCCCTCATCTTCGTCCCAAAATGTGAGGTCCGACTCCCTGTCATACGGAACTGTATCCAGTTCGATACAAGAGACCGCACCAAACATTATTAATAAAAATATAAATAGTGATCTTATAATTGTTTTCATACTGATTCTTTTTAAAAATTAATATTCAAGCCAAAAGAGTATGTAGAGGAGACTGGATAGGCGCGACCGCTTCCGTCAGCTGTATACTCAGGGTCGTATCCTCCCTTCATTTTGGTAAATGTCAATGGATTCTGTGCACTTACAAATAGTCTCATATTCTCAATTCCAACAGGATTCACCCATTTCTTTGGCAAAACATATCCAATCTGTGCATTCTTCAAACGGAGGTAGCTTGCATCCTGAATCCAGAAATCAGATTTGGCTGCGTTGTTTGCAGACTCGCTGCCCATTGTCAGGCGCGGGTAGGTTGCATCAGTATTGGTTGGTGTCCAGCGATCAATATGAAATACATGCAACGGACCCTCGTTGTTATTATGGAATGCTTCGACCGACTCTCCCCTCATCCATTTGCTTCTTTTTCCAACTCCCTGCCACAGCATAGAGAAGTAGAAGTTTTTGAATTCAAGTCCATACGAAAATCCAAACGTATATCTCGGGAAATCATTACCAACAATAAACCTGTCATTGTCAGGATTGATGATTCCATCACCATTCTTATCAAGATATCTTATATCACCGGGCTTAGGAGTTATTCCTTCAAGGTGCGGACCTTTTGCAACCTCCTCCTCGTTCTGGAAGAACCCATCAGCACGGTAAGCATAGTATGAAAACAGAGGATATCCCTCCTTAATTATTGTCTGTACATCATATCCGCCAATAATCTCTGTACCCTTATTATCAATCACTTCGTTGAAGCTGTCAGAGATATTACCCGATATATTGTGAGAAACAGCACCGGTGGTCAGACGGTAGTTAACCGACAACTCCCAGCCCTTTGTTTCAACTACACTCGCATTTTGAATTGGAGCACTGAAGCCAAACAGGCCCGGAACAGGAAGATTTACCAGGATATTGTCGGTACGGTTGTTAAACAGGTCGAACGTCACATTCAGACTATTGTTAAGCAAACCAAGATCAACCCCAATGTTTGCCATCCTTGTTGTCTCCCACTTGATATCAGGGTTAGCCGATGAGAAGTAGGCTGTCTCCACCACATTATCGCCAAAACTTATTCCGTTGGTTGTAGAAACAGTTCTCATATACTGATAAGCCCCAATCCTGTTGTTACCAACCAAGCCCCATGATCCCCTCAGCTTCAGTGAAGGAACATAATTGGCCGCATCTCCCCAGAACTCCTCTTCAGAGATTCTCCAACCTGCAGAAAGAGAGGGGAACAGCCCAGAGCGGTTGCCCTTTGCAAAATATGATGAGTAGTCGTTCCTTATATTGAACTCCAGAAGATACTTCTGATCATAGTTATATGAAGCCCTTGCGAAACCGGAGTAGATCGACCAGTCGCCCGCTCCTCCCGAGTTCCTTATATCATCACCAGATTGCTCACCAACAAAAACATCAAACTTAGAATCTTCTGTAATTCTGCTGGTAGTAAACTGAAAGTCGTTGAACCCTTCGTAAGCAAATCCTGCCAATCCCTCAATGGAGTGCTTTCCAATCTGGGTATTGTATGAAGCCATCAGGTTGGTAGTTATATTCTTTGAGCGATAGAACTGGGCAGTAAGCTTATTCTCTGCATCTCCAGTACCCTCAAAAGCAATTCTCTTCTCACGCATATTGTTGTTCCATATGCGACCGCCTACACTGCCCGTAAGCTTGAAACCCTTGAAAATATCCCACTCAGCACGCACGGTACCCAATAATTCATCATTGGCATTTGAACGATAGCCACCATCCATCAGTCGCTGCAACCCGTTGGAGTTACTACCGCTCGGGTAGTTGTAGCTTCCATCCTCTTTCATAATCGGGTAGATAGGCGGCATACGGTTAGCCTGCTCAATGATCCATTCAGTCCAATATGCATGCTCCTTTATATCATTTCTGGCAAACTGAGATGTCAGATAGATCGTTAAATCTTTGGTAGCCTTATGGCTCACATTTAAACGTGCATTGTAGCGATTATAGCCATAATCAGGACCTTTGAACATACTATTCTGGTCAAGATAGCCCAGAGATGCAAAATATGAGAGCTGGTCATTTCCGCCAGCCATCGACAGGTTATGCGAACTTTGCGGAGAATTTGTCTTGTATAGCTCCCTCACCCAGTTAACGTTGGTTCCACCATTCCTGAAACCTGCAATATCCTCGGCAGTGAACTTTGTAGTTCTTCCCGAGTTCACGGCAGCCTCATTATAAAGCTCGGCATAGATCCATGAGTCGGCAATTTCAGGCAGAGAGGTAGGATTCTGGTAACCGATCATATATTCATAGTTGAACTTAGCCTTACCACTCGCACCTTTCTTTGTTGTGATCAGTACAACACCATTTGAAGCACGCGATCCATAAATTGCAGTTGAAGATGCATCTTTCAGGATAGATATATTCTCGATATCAGCAGGATTAAGGTTAGCCATTGAGCCCTCAATACCATCAATGATGATAAGGGGATCATTGTTATTCATGGTATTCAAGCCACGAATGTTGATTGATGGGGGACTACCGGGATTTGAAGATCCCTGCTGAATGATCAGACCTGGGGTTGTACCTTGCAAAGCTTCAAGCGCATTGGATACCAGTTTACCTTCCAGTTCTCTGGTTGACACCGATGCCACCGCACCGGTCAGATTCACTTTTCTCTGAACACCATACCCCACTACAACAATATCGTCGAGAGTAAAGGTATCGGCAGTTAATTCAACAGTTATAGAATTTCTTCCATTAATGGCTACTTCCACTGTCTCATACCCTATGTATGAAATGACAAGTGTAGCATTTGAAGGTGCTTCCAGTGTGAAGTTACCGTCAATATCAGTTGCGGTACCGGTTAAAAGATCCTTCACCATTACGGTAGCACCAATCACAGGCTCGCCATCGGCCATTACACTCCCCTTCACCACTATTGGCTGTGTTTGTGCATACAATAGGTTACCACCAAATGTAAAAAAAACAAGAGCAAAAACGACAACTAAATAGTGCCGGCAGGTCATTTTAGAATTTAATCGGTTACATTGTACCATAATTTTACATTTTGAATAATTATTTAAAAATTAATGTTTTATCTAAGAATTTCTTCATAGCATGTTTAATCATATCGCACTTTGTTTGAACATGCAAATGTATAAAAGAAATTTATACAGCCAAAACATTTTCAATAATTTGTTATTATTTATAGATTTAAGATAAATAAAGTCAATATTGGTTAGGGTTATATAAGGAACCAGTGAATTCTGATATGTTGGAACAATAAGGGATAAAGTATTAACAAAAGGTTTTTTTAGAGTTAGTTTATTTTAGCGAAGAATATTTCAATACTTCCGAATACAATCAATCAGTTGAGTAGTTTGTTTAAATGAAACAGATTTGAAATAGAGGTACCAAAAGTTTGCATTATAAATAAAATGGAGTTATTTTGTACTCAAATTACAGATTATCATGAGTCAGTACGATTTAATAAAAGATATAGCCAAATACAGCTTTAATGACGATAAAGATCAGCTTATTCAGAGATTAAATGATCTTGTTGAGCATTCTAGACGTACTAAAAGAACCAATTTCGCAATTCAGCTTCAATCAATAATTAAGGATGGAATCAGAAGGCAGGAATTGGGTGGAATGTCTTTATATGGCTCATCAAAATTTAAACAACTTGAAGAAGACAAGGAGATTCAGGAACTTATTATTGAAAAGTTAACCTCAGATTATAAGTTATCAGATTTAATAAGTTCAGTTGAAACAAAAAGAGAATTATCCTATTTCCTCAAAGAGCAGCACTCGATAGATATGCTGAATACCCTGGACCTTCCTGCAGCAAATAAAGTATTACTCTATGGACCATCAGGCTGTGGCAAGACATTGGCATCCTATGTAATTGCCGGTGAAATGAAGCGTATGATGTATGTGGTTAATTTGGGAGCT
This portion of the Lascolabacillus massiliensis genome encodes:
- a CDS encoding SusC/RagA family TonB-linked outer membrane protein, coding for MTCRHYLVVVFALVFFTFGGNLLYAQTQPIVVKGSVMADGEPVIGATVMVKDLLTGTATDIDGNFTLEAPSNATLVISYIGYETVEVAINGRNSITVELTADTFTLDDIVVVGYGVQRKVNLTGAVASVSTRELEGKLVSNALEALQGTTPGLIIQQGSSNPGSPPSINIRGLNTMNNNDPLIIIDGIEGSMANLNPADIENISILKDASSTAIYGSRASNGVVLITTKKGASGKAKFNYEYMIGYQNPTSLPEIADSWIYAELYNEAAVNSGRTTKFTAEDIAGFRNGGTNVNWVRELYKTNSPQSSHNLSMAGGNDQLSYFASLGYLDQNSMFKGPDYGYNRYNARLNVSHKATKDLTIYLTSQFARNDIKEHAYWTEWIIEQANRMPPIYPIMKEDGSYNYPSGSNSNGLQRLMDGGYRSNANDELLGTVRAEWDIFKGFKLTGSVGGRIWNNNMREKRIAFEGTGDAENKLTAQFYRSKNITTNLMASYNTQIGKHSIEGLAGFAYEGFNDFQFTTSRITEDSKFDVFVGEQSGDDIRNSGGAGDWSIYSGFARASYNYDQKYLLEFNIRNDYSSYFAKGNRSGLFPSLSAGWRISEEEFWGDAANYVPSLKLRGSWGLVGNNRIGAYQYMRTVSTTNGISFGDNVVETAYFSSANPDIKWETTRMANIGVDLGLLNNSLNVTFDLFNNRTDNILVNLPVPGLFGFSAPIQNASVVETKGWELSVNYRLTTGAVSHNISGNISDSFNEVIDNKGTEIIGGYDVQTIIKEGYPLFSYYAYRADGFFQNEEEVAKGPHLEGITPKPGDIRYLDKNGDGIINPDNDRFIVGNDFPRYTFGFSYGLEFKNFYFSMLWQGVGKRSKWMRGESVEAFHNNNEGPLHVFHIDRWTPTNTDATYPRLTMGSESANNAAKSDFWIQDASYLRLKNAQIGYVLPKKWVNPVGIENMRLFVSAQNPLTFTKMKGGYDPEYTADGSGRAYPVSSTYSFGLNINF
- a CDS encoding RagB/SusD family nutrient uptake outer membrane protein → MKTIIRSLFIFLLIMFGAVSCIELDTVPYDRESDLTFWDEDEGAALKALNTCYTYLAGIEELMYSEAMTDNAYTKQPNDATQNIGNGSYSTADPYVRNVWNSRYTGIRMCNQLLENIDRVPNLSAELKNRYIGEAKAIRAYHYYELYTKFGDVPYTENVLSIEESMTIERTARATVVSNIVADLDEVISGKYLPESYDASNTGRITHWAAMAIKAKIHLFEGNWTEVRDLTSQIMNSGDYTLFASYPGLFEIANEYNSEVILDAQYRPSSREHHIMYEFLPPSMGGYSQLSPLQSLVDSYIMLDGKSIDESDLYDENAPYDNRDPRMRATVMYTGNSYTLADGSEVVINADPGQGRDGFGVSSDVTATGYYIKKYWDNTYRASLYSGLNPIIIRYADILLMHAEAVAELGNFNSAAWDITIKPIRLRAGFTNPEAVEFPAASQNELIQIIRNERRSELALEGHRHKDIFRWRIADEVLNGWCHGIRTNDAVGTDNGYVRIENRSFDASKHYLWPIPQAERDLNQNLTQNPNW